From the Dama dama isolate Ldn47 chromosome 30, ASM3311817v1, whole genome shotgun sequence genome, the window CCTGTTCCTGGGCAGTGGTCCTTGAACGCTGTGCTGGCTGCTTGGGAAGAGCTTTCATTGCCTtcgtcaccatcatcatcataagGCTTTGCTCCAAAATCTGCCTACTGctagtttcctcttctgtgtaaCTTTTGCTGAGAGTTCACAGTGAGCATTGAAGGACATACTCATAATTTTGTAGCATCTAGCTCTTTATTCAAAAACAAGTTTCTTGAGATGAAAATTTATGActcgggaaaaaaaaaagttattatcaAGGAGGTAAAGTCTAAGATTGAAAGAAACATGAATTGATATGTtatacacaaaaaaaaaaaagagagagaaagggaatatTACAATATTAACATTTCTACACTGGCAATATACAATTTgaatagtctttttttctttttttgaattattGGTGAGGAACtttaatgatttaattttttgttaacacaaaacttttctttttacacTGAGACTTATTAAAATACCCTCCCTTTTAAaggtatattatttcatttacaaaTGAGAATTTTGCTGAATGTTGTTCTTGAGTGTAAAAATATATCAGTTTACTTCCAAGTTGGAGGTGAGAAATAGTGCCCAGTGAAAGGAATTCAAAAGAATCCTGATGGGAAGTCTAATACTTGTTATAAGAAAAGTCTTGCAAAATTCAACATACAGTCTACTTTGGTATAAATCCAAGACTCCTTTCCTTTTACTTTCCATTTAAAGACTTGGAATGTATCATCATTTGAGTTTCTGTCATTTCACGTGAGTTTTCTTCAGGGGCTGACCTCACAGCACTGGAAATTGATACACTGACTTGACGTTTCAACATCTTCATGACCTTTCTCTTGTACCCTTTACatgcaaaaaaatatataaaagggtCCATGCAGCAGTTGAAGTTCATCAGACATACTGTAAAGTGCAGAGATATCTGGAATGAATGTCTTTGGCTGCATTCCAGGAGACCAGGAAAACGAAGCTTCTTGATCATGTGTTGAATAATCGCAACATGGTACGGCGTGAAACATACAACAAACAcaacaattataaaaataattgtgttGAGAGCCTTTTTGTTGACACCAGATTTCTCAGTTAGCGGGTTCTGTTTGGCAGTTTTAAAGAGCTTGCAACAGATTTGAGAATAGCAGATAAGAATAATGACGAGCGGAATTACGTATCCTATGAAACAGGCACCAAGCAGAATCCAGGGGAGGGATTCGGTTTCCTCGAAGTTTGGATATTCCATACATGTAGTCCTTTCAGCCTCCTGTTTTGACATAGGGTTTATGAGTAACGGGAGTGTTTGAGCAAATACCACAATCCAGACAAATATGCAGATGCCTTTCGCGTGTTcaattctttttatcttattgtaCCGCAGGGGGTGCACCACAGCAAAGAACCGGTCAATGCTCAGGCAGGTCATGAAGTTCACACCTGCATATGTGTTGATGTAAAACACAAGAGCAGTTATCCTACACAGGGCATCGCCGATTCTCCAGTCAAAGCCCAGTGCATAGTAGGCTATCCGTGTAGGCAGAGCTGTGGTAAAAAGTATATCCGAAATCACCAAGTTGGTTGAATAGAGAGTGGtagaattgatttttttcctgttctgaATAATGACAATCAAGGCCAGTAAGTTTCCCACAAGCCCAATTATGAAGACGATGCTGTAATGCAGTGGCATGAGGATCCTGGCTGTGTGGTGGTGGGCATAGAGATCACAGTCGCTTTCCAGAGAAGCTGCAGAGGGTGTAGTAAAATTGTCCATTTTTATATCCATCAGTGGTGTTCAGGGTCTCTAAAAAAACCAAGAAGGGCATGTTTTATTAAAAGCATTCTcgtaaatctcctgcattggcaggcaggttcttcaccactagtgccaccaattTGTGGAATACAACTAAAAGTTCTGATTATagggaaatttatagctttaaaggcaaacattaaaataaagattgacaatcaaaaaaaataattaaaagcatttttagggacttccctggcagtccagtggttaagacctgtgcagggagcacaggttccatacctggttgggggactaagatcccacatgctgagcagtgaagccaaaaaaattttttttttaattttaaaagttttaaaa encodes:
- the LOC133049158 gene encoding G-protein coupled receptor 183, with translation MDIKMDNFTTPSAASLESDCDLYAHHHTARILMPLHYSIVFIIGLVGNLLALIVIIQNRKKINSTTLYSTNLVISDILFTTALPTRIAYYALGFDWRIGDALCRITALVFYINTYAGVNFMTCLSIDRFFAVVHPLRYNKIKRIEHAKGICIFVWIVVFAQTLPLLINPMSKQEAERTTCMEYPNFEETESLPWILLGACFIGYVIPLVIILICYSQICCKLFKTAKQNPLTEKSGVNKKALNTIIFIIVVFVVCFTPYHVAIIQHMIKKLRFPGLLECSQRHSFQISLHFTVCLMNFNCCMDPFIYFFACKGYKRKVMKMLKRQVSVSISSAVRSAPEENSREMTETQMMIHSKSLNGK